AGGTCGACCCGAACGGGAAGGCCCTGGCGGGCGCGCAGTTCCAGGTGTTCACCTCCGCGTCGGACGCGCAGACTCTGACGAACCCGGTCGCGGTGAACGGAGCCACCACCTTCACCTCCGACGCCTCGGGCGCCGTCGCGATCGACGGCCTGAAGGCGCAGAACGACGGCGCCGGCGCCGACCTGACCTACTACCTCGTGGAGACGCAGGCCCCGGCCGGGTACACGATCGCGCCCGCGTTCGCGCAGGCCGCCGGCGGATACGCGCAGACGGTGGCGCCGGGCTCGGCCAACCCGACCGTGACGGTCACCGACCCGCAGGCGCCACCGATCGCGCTGCCGCTGACGGGCTCCACCGGGACGACGGTCTTCGTCGTCGGCGGCCTCGCCCTGGCGGCCCTCGCGGTCGCCGCAGCCGTCCTCGTGGTCCGTCGCCGTGCCCGTGAGGAGGAGCCGGCCGCGTGACCTCCTCGCAGCACGGGCGGGCCGCCACCGGGGGACGGTGGCGGCTCTCCGCCCTGTCGGCGGCGGTCACCGTGCTGTGCCTCCTGGGGGTGAGCGTCGCGCTGTACCCGGCGACGGCGAGCTGGTTCAGCGCCGCGCAGGCGGCCGCCCGGCTCGCCCAGTACGGCGACGCGGTGACGGCCATCAGGCCCGCCAGCCGCCTGCAGGCGCTGAAGGAGGCCGCGGCGTACAACTCCGCGCTCACCGGCGGCGGGGCTGTGCGGGCGAACGAACGCGTGCCCGTCGGCACCGCCGCCGCGCTGCCGCAGGGCTTCGACTACGACCGGCTGCTGGCCGCGAACGCATACGGCCTGATGGGTCGCATCGTCATCCCGTCCATCGGCGCGGACCTCCCGATCTATCACGGCACCGGCGACGCCACCCTCGCGGAGGGCGTCGGGCACCTGGAGGGCACGTCCCTCCCGATCGGCGGCCCCGGCACCCACGCCGTGCTCGCCGGCCATCGCGGTCTCGCCTC
This genomic stretch from Leifsonia sp. EB41 harbors:
- a CDS encoding class C sortase — translated: MTSSQHGRAATGGRWRLSALSAAVTVLCLLGVSVALYPATASWFSAAQAAARLAQYGDAVTAIRPASRLQALKEAAAYNSALTGGGAVRANERVPVGTAAALPQGFDYDRLLAANAYGLMGRIVIPSIGADLPIYHGTGDATLAEGVGHLEGTSLPIGGPGTHAVLAGHRGLASATLFTNLDRLHDGDTFTLYVFGETLTYRVSTIAVVDPDQTKTLDPVAGEDLVTLVTCTPLGINSQRILVTGERVTPTPEAAVARGHEPAAGPGFPWWAGGFAGAVVACAAYLWWSGRPRVRRG